The following proteins come from a genomic window of Sorex araneus isolate mSorAra2 chromosome 1, mSorAra2.pri, whole genome shotgun sequence:
- the IKBKB gene encoding inhibitor of nuclear factor kappa-B kinase subunit beta: MSWSPSLPTQTCGSWEMKERLGTGGFGNVIRWHNQETGEQLAIKQCRQELSPRNRERWCLEIQIMRRLNHPNVVAARDVPEGMQSLAPNDLPLLAMEYCQGGDLRKYLNQFENCCGLREGAILTLLSDIASALRYLHENRIIHRDLKPENIVLQQGEQRLIHKIIDLGYAKELDQGSLCTSFVGTLQYLAPELLEQVKYTVTVDYWSFGTLAFECITGFRPFLPNWQPVQWHSKVRQKSEMDIVVSEDLTGTVKFSSSLPHPNNLNSVLAQRLEKWLQLMLMWHPRQRGTDPCYGPNGCFKALDDILNLKLVHILNMVTGTIHTYPVTEDESLQSLKARIQQDTGIPEQDQELLQEAGLALIPDKPATQCISDGKLNEGRTLDMDLVFLFDNSKVTYETQISPRPQPESVSYILQEPKRSLPFFQLRRVWGQVWHSIQALKEDCSRLQQGQRAAMMNLLRNNSCLSKMKNSMASMSQQLKAKLDFFKTSIQIDLEKYSEQTEFGITSDKLLLAWREMEQAVALCGRENEVKHLVELMMALQTDIVDLQRSPMGRKQGGTLDDLEEQARDLYRKLREKPRDQRNEGDSQDMVRLLLQAIQSFEKKVRVIYTQLSKTVVCKQKALELLPKVEEVVSLMNEDEKTVVRLQEKRQKELWNLLKIACSKVRGPVSGSPDSMNASRLSHPGQLLSQPCTAPGSLPESATESEELVAEAQTLCAQLENVIQDAVNQQGQSLKSLDWSWLQTEEEDQNSLQQAS; this comes from the exons GAGACGGGGGAGCAGCTCGCCATCAAGCAGTGCCGGCAGGAGCTGAGTCCCCGGAACCGCGAGCGCTGGTGTCTGGAGATCCAGATCATGCGAAG GCTCAACCACCCCAATGTGGTGGCTGCCCGGGATGTCCCCGAGGGGATGCAGAGTCTGGCCCCCAATGACCTGCCCCTGCTGGCCATGGAGTACTGCCAAGGAGGAGATCTCCGGAAG TACCTGAACCAGTTTGAGAACTGCTGTGGCCTCCGGGAAGGCGCCATCCTCACCCTGCTGAGCGACATCG CCTCTGCACTTAGATACCTTCATGAAAATAGGATCATCCATCGGGATCTGAAACCAGAGAATATCGTCCTGCAGCAAGGAGAGCAAAGA ttaatccACAAAATTATTGACCTAGGATATGCCAAAGAACTGGATCAGGGCAGTCTCTGCACCTCGTTTGTGGGAACCCTGCAGTACCTG GCCCCGGAGCTGCTGGAGCAGGTGAAGTACACCGTGACCGTGGACTACTGGAGCTTCGGCACCTTGGCCTTCGAGTGCATCACGGGCTTCCGGCCCTTCCTGCCCAACTGGCAGCCTGTGCAGTG GCACTCCAAAGTCCGGCAGAAGAGTGAGATGGACATCGTTGTCAGTGAAGACCTGACGGGAACAGTGAAGTTCTCCAGCTCCCTGCCACACCCCAATAACCTTAACAG TGTTTTGGCACAACGCCTGGAGAAGTGGCTGCAGCTGATGCTGATGTGGCACCCCCGGCAGAGGGGCACCGACCCCTGCTATGGGCCCAACGGCTGCTTCAAGGCCCTTGATGACATCTTAAACTTGAAG CTGGTGCACATCTTGAACATGGTCACAGGCACCATTCACACCTACCCGGTGACTGAAGATGAGAGTCTCCAGAGCTTAAAGGCCAGAATTCAGCAGGACACCGGCATTCCTGAGCAGGACCAGGAGCTGCTGCAGGAGGCAGGCCTGGCCCTGATCCCCGACAAGCCAGCCACACAGTGCATCTCAGATGGCAAG TTGAATGAAGGCCGCACACTGGACATggatcttgtttttctttttgacaaCAGCAAAGTCACCTATGAGACTCAGATATCCCCACGGCCGCAACCTGAAAGTGTCAGCTATATCC TTCAAGAGCCCAAGAGGAGCCTGCCTTTCTTCCAACTGCGGAGAGTGTGGGGCCAGGTCTGGCACAGCATCCAGGCCCTGAAGGAGGACTGCAGCCGGCTGCAGCAGGGACAGCGAGCTGCCAT GATGAATCTCCTCCGGAATAACAGCTGTCTTTCTAAAATGAAGAATTCCATGGCTTCCATGTCTCAGCAGCTCAAGGCcaaattggatttttttaaaaccagCATCCAGATTGACCTGGAGAAGTATAGTGAGCAAACCGAGTTTGGAATTA CATCAGATAAATTGTTGCTTGCATGGAGGGAAATGGAACAGGCTGTGGCGCTCTGTGGGCGG GAGAATGAAGTGAAGCACCTGGTGGAGCTGATGATGGCCCTGCAGACGGACATCGTGGACCTGCAGAGGAGCCCCAtggggaggaagcagggaggCACGCTCGACGACCT AGAGGAGCAAGCCAGGGACCTTTATCGGAAGCTGAGGGAGAAACCGAGAG ACCAGCGAAATGAAGGGGACAGTCAGGACATGGTGCGGCTGCTGCTGCAGGCAATCCAGAGCTTTGAGAAGAAAGTGCGGGTGATTTACACTCAGCTCAG TAAGACTGTAGTCTGCAAGCAGAAGGCCCTGGAGCTGCTGCCCAAGGTGGAAGAGGTGGTGAGTTTAATGAATGAGGATGAGAAGACTGTCGTCCGGCTTCAGGAGAAGCGGCAGAAGGAGCTCTGGAATCTTCTGAAGATAGCTTGT AGCAAGGTCCGTGGGCCTGTCAGTGGAAGCCCTGATAGCATGAACGCCTCTCGCCTTAGTCATCCAGGTCAGCTCCTGTCTCAGCCTTGCACAGCCCCCGGCAGCTTACCTGAGTCGGCCACAGAAAG TGAGGAGTTGGTGGCCGAAGCACAGACTCTCTGCGCACAGCTGGAAAATGTGATTCAGGATGCTGTGAACCAGCAAGGCCAGAGTCTAAAG TCTCTAGACTGGAGCTGGTTACAGACTGAGGAGGAGGACCAGAACAGTCTGCAGCAGGCCTCTTGA